The Lactuca sativa cultivar Salinas chromosome 2, Lsat_Salinas_v11, whole genome shotgun sequence genome includes a window with the following:
- the LOC111917852 gene encoding chaperone protein dnaJ 11, chloroplastic, whose amino-acid sequence MAISASSSLFTFPNLHVNSHPPSKTTATSVRFTRARTSAVYTTAERTATATETSRYSGNGSPSSLYELLGVGIGADSAEVKAAYRRLARVLHPDVGSCDSSADEFMKVHSAYVTLSDPVKRAAYDRSLKQIAGGCMGRRWETDQCW is encoded by the coding sequence ATGGCGATTTCAGCTTCATCTTCCCTCTTCACTTTCCCTAATCTCCATGTCAACTCACACCCACCTTCAAAAACAACCGCAACCTCTGTCAGATTCACAAGAGCTCGAACTTCCGCTGTTTACACCACAGCAGAGAGGACTGCAACGGCGACGGAGACAAGTAGGTATTCCGGTAATGGTAGTCCGTCCTCGCTATATGAGCTGCTGGGGGTTGGAATCGGAGCTGATAGTGCAGAGGTGAAAGCGGCGTATCGGAGATTAGCGAGGGTTTTGCATCCTGATGTCGGAAGTTGTGACTCGTCGGCAGATGAGTTCATGAAAGTGCATTCGGCTTATGTTACTCTTTCAGATCCGGTAAAACGAGCGGCTTATGATCGGAGTCTGAAGCAGATTGCCGGCGGCTGTATGGGCCGGAGATGGGAGACCGACCAGTGTTGGTAA